In one window of Drosophila ananassae strain 14024-0371.13 chromosome XR, ASM1763931v2, whole genome shotgun sequence DNA:
- the LOC6505117 gene encoding RNA polymerase-associated protein Rtf1: protein MSKNPKDQKATASGRGGVASKAAGHSDVRHVRRPQAEIVRELRRLRASPLRIEDENELWTGTQEKPPPPDIPIATREQLDQLRLSRYRISQLLVRPAFEQAVTGCFVRVNVNTDEEMPDYRIGEILGLAELDFGYKVDEIPTNIALRLRYEDLILQHEINDISNLAFTKDEFELWRDNCVNQAIDPPTTGMVARKRVELYNAMQSEAKALALIRQNFTHAMRPPQRGGILERHGGIYPWRVQMPKPMIPEPPPLPPPSNPPIGLTYRPILTVIAEEGSEDMHDSDPISIPTDPEP, encoded by the coding sequence atgtcgaaAAATCCAAAAGATCAGAAGGCGACTGCCTCTGGAAGAGGAGGAGTAGCTTCGAAGGCCGCAGGACATTCGGATGTGCGACACGTTCGCCGTCCGCAGGCTGAGATTGTCCGTGAGCTGCGTCGCTTGAGGGCTTCACCGCTAAGGATCGAGGATGAGAACGAGCTTTGGACCGGCACCCAGGAGAAGCCGCCACCGCCAGACATTCCAATTGCGACCCGGGAACAGCTGGACCAACTACGACTGAGCCGCTATCGGATTAGCCAGCTGCTGGTCCGTCCGGCCTTCGAACAGGCCGTAACGGGATGCTTTGTCCGGGTGAATGTGAATACGGACGAGGAAATGCCGGACTATCGAATCGGCGAGATCCTCGGACTGGCGGAACTGGACTTTGGCTACAAAGTGGACGAAATACCCACGAATATAGCCCTCCGTCTGCGCTACGAGGACCTGATACTCCAACATGAAATCAACGATATATCGAATCTGGCCTTCACCAAGGACGAGTTTGAATTGTGGCGGGATAATTGCGTCAATCAGGCCATCGATCCGCCCACCACCGGCATGGTGGCCCGCAAGAGGGTCGAGCTCTACAACGCCATGCAATCGGAGGCGAAGGCCCTGGCCCTGATCCGACAGAATTTCACGCACGCGATGAGACCGCCGCAACGTGGCGGCATCCTGGAGCGGCACGGCGGCATCTATCCCTGGAGAGTGCAGATGCCGAAGCCTATGATTCCAGAACCGCCACCACTGCCTCCGCCATCGAATCCACCCATAGGTCTTACCTATCGTCCCATATTGACCGTCATTGCCGAGGAGGGAAGCGAGGATATGCACGATTCTGATCCGATTAGCATTCCAACTGATCCAGAACCGTAA
- the LOC6505118 gene encoding importin-4, which produces MRERKNQIMLLLENMGSTHNEIVRRATEELQEECDDADSTVFICSVMRSNEIVKMRQNAANILALRLAEAPVWQQLSEQQSATIMTELFESLKSLENDGNELLQRSVLRNLGLAMSQERGSWTEAVFDYIEAICLSVDVTRRHLGSIIYSLLADASPEVFVHQMERAQRIFLDGLHLANVEGCLVTPITDRLLSGWIRALVVGHNHFRTGETLSSSMPLVMRLFQLCPYQPNEVKCVRGFEMLRTLHEYKPLFLWKHLGMILEVLLILVSDINLPMPMRVKALRMLGKIVMEKLSDTAKLQMLDDVLMALHRLLAVEPALDAEGEEDYLGLCLEGPSILAAGVETVKQLATKSNGNRLAARCLKLFNAHLDTKPKPVQRLGVYVFFGVMSEGFTDQLKIKHLKRIFELIKNGFKDEEPVVSRAAYFSLSMIVEHLLPEIAQLADRLMTIYYDYFEQVLDSCRATSSGSHLDSRLFYSLELLLQGLRPSIVERYVPDLMSRLLQLLQPEVDSKFARQMALSGISGVCDAVGAAMEPHFNTVVDATQPCLILNGEDDLQLRAQAIRVFAVLARVSREKFTNLAPMLLTFDVSVLEENRSPESFTFELMTELCAVIPDQCKPHVKLIVEAVFKTLKRLQEDPEPDEEQENVESLENRGNLVDVPVHEFDNVNYDEIFGEEESSTQDDDETEDDMDDDRSVDSSDFDLSDAREEAILCLRSLAIHLPESFEPFMKEVIRRLVECLDLDKEYVSKAAFETLTQCVLILWKKESYGEAKRLCTKIIGKAILHMADSGETKVVIAEIECIRILLTALEYRALEKVSQGPKIFTVLRNVLRRNMECQVNENWNCYDDMENIRPNDPRYWCESYHKEEKLVEKAIATLPILCKAMGPRRFTQQLEPLARTSWFSRGGYEKECYFCGVLIKCLDVMEYAADPYYELICSSISKNLRNRYELVRQRSFKSLGDIVDLLDRKPDNILTIAQPLVGVLRDNRRLIGMERQSALKAMCKMMIFDQNKCPVQDFLDLIFNDNPFLALEDLQAQFSLFVSALNILIDVKNEAVQLFISEILEMFLNLVDRDQLGTEENLQKAKNLVGAIKEAHPEEFNAVALKCESAVAQLFP; this is translated from the exons ATGCGAGAACGCAAGAATCAGATCATGTTGCTGCTGGAGAACATGGGCTCGACCCACAACGAGATCGTCCGCCGGGCCACCGAGGAGCTTCAGGAGGAGTGCGACGATGCCGATAGCACTGTTTTCATCTGCTCCGTGATGCGATCGAATGAAATCGTCAAAATGCGCCAGAATGCTGCCAATATACTGGCCTTGCGATTGGCCGAAGCTCCAGTATGGCAACAGCTGAGCGAGCAACAGTCTGCTACGATTATGACAGAGCTGTTCGAGAGCCTGAAGTCCCTGGAGAACGATGGGAATGAGCTTCTGCAGCGCTCGGTTCTCCGCAACTTGGGTCTGGCCATGTCCCAAGAGCGTGGATCGTGGACCGAGGCCGTCTTTGATTACATCGAAGCTATATGCCTGTCAGTCGATGTGACGCGCCGTCACTTGGGATCCATAATCTACAGTCTGCTAGCGGATGCCTCGCCCGAGGTGTTTGTCCATCAGATGGAGCGAGCTCAACGCATCTTCCTGGATGGCCTCCACTTGGCCAATGTCGAGGGTTGTCTGGTGACCCCGATCACCGACCGTCTGCTGTCGGGTTGGATCAGAGCCCTTGTTGTGGGACACAACCATTTCAGGACTGGCGAGACGCTTAGCTCGTCCATGCCACTGGTGATGCGGCTCTTCCAGCTCTGCCCGTATCAGCCCAACGAGGTCAAGTGCGTCAGGGGCTTTGAAATGCTCCGAACCCTGCACGAATACAAACCGCTCTTCCTCTGGAAGCATCTCGGCATGATCCTCGAAGTACTACTGATTCTGGTCTCTGACATTAATCTGCCCATGCCCATGCGGGTCAAAGCTTTGCGGATGCTGGGCAAGATTGTGATGGAGAAGCTCTCAGATACTGCTAAGCTACAGATGCTCGATGATGTCCTGATGGCTTTGCATCGCCTGCTGGCCGTTGAACCGGCTTTGGACGCGGAGGGCGAGGAGGACTACCTTGGGTTGTGTCTCGAAGGACCGTCCATTCTAGCAGCTGGAGTGGAGACCGTGAAGCAGTTGGCCACAAAGTCAAATGGCAATCGACTGGCTGCCCGATGCCTGAAACTCTTTAATGCCCATTTGGATACCAAACCGAAGCCCGTACAGCGTTTAGGAGTCTACGTATTCTTCGGCGTTATGTCGGAGGGATTCACCGATCaactgaaaataaaacacCTGAAACGGATATTTGAACTGATCAAGAACGGATTCAAGGACGAAGAGCCCGTGGTCAGCAGGGCTGCATACTTTTCCCTATCCATGATTGTGGAGCATCTGCTCCCGGAGATCGCCCAACTAGCCGACCGTCTAATGACCATTTACTACGATTATTTTGAACAAGTGCTCGACTCGTGCCGGGCCACTTCCAGTGGTTCGCACCTGGACTCAAGGCTCTTCTACTCTCTGGAGTTGCTCCTCCAAGGTCTCCGTCCGTCCATCGTGGAGCGTTATGTTCCGGATCTGATGTCGCGTCTGTTGCAGCTCCTCCAACCGGAGGTTGATAGCAAGTTTGCGCGCCAAATGGCGCTCAGCGGCATTTCCGGTGTTTGCGATGCAGTCGGTGCTGCCATGGAGCCGCATTTCAATACTGTGGTGGACGCCACCCAGCCGTGTCTCATCCTCAATGGCGAGGATGATTTGCAACTGAGGGCGCAGGCCATAAGG GTCTTTGCCGTTTTGGCGCGTGTCAGCAGGGAGAAGTTCACCAATCTGGCGCCCATGTTGCTGACCTTCGATGTGAGTGTCCTGGAAGAGAACCGTTCACCCGAATCCTTCACGTTCGAGCTGATGACTGAGCTGTGTGCTGTCATACCGGACCAGTGCAAGCCCCATGTGAAGCTGATTGTAGAGGCGGTTTTCAAGACATTGAAACGACTCCAAGAAGATCCAGAGCCAGATGAGGAGCAGGAGAATGTAGAAAGCCTCGAGAATCGAGGGAATCTCGTGGACGTGCCCGTGCACGAGTTCGACAACGTAAACTATGATGAAATATTTGGGGAAGAAGAGTCATCGACGCAAGACGATGACGAAACCGAGGACGATATGGATGATGATCGCAGCGTGGACAGCTCCGATTTTGACTTATCCGATGCCCGCGAGGAGGCCATTCTATGCCTCAGAAGCTTGGCTATTCATCTGCCTGAAAGCTTCGAACCCTTCATGAAGGAGGTTATTCGCAGGTTGGTAGAGTGCCTGGACCTGGACAAGGAGTACGTGAGCAAAGCAGCCTTCGAAACTCTGACCCAATGTGTGCTGATTTTGTGGAAAAAAGAAAGCTATGGAGAGGCCAAGAGACTCTGCACAAAGATTATTGGAAAAGCTATCCTGCACATGGCCGATAGCGGGGAAACAAAAGTCGTTATTGCCGAAATCGAATGCATTCGCATTCTTCTGACCGCACTGGAGTATCGGGCGCTGGAAAAGGTGTCTCAGGGACCCAAGATCTTCACGGTACTCAGGAATGTACTGCGCAGGAATATGGAATGTCAGGTGAACGAGAACTGGAACTGCTACGACGATATGGAAAATATCCGACCCAACGATCCCAGATATTGGTGCGAATCGTATCACAAGGAAGAGAAACTGGTAGAGAAGGCCATTGCGACCCTGCCGATCTTGTGCAAGGCCATGGGACCGCGACGATTCACCCAGCAGCTCGAACCTCTGGCCAGGACATCCTGGTTCTCTCGCGGGGGTTACGAAAAGGAATGCTACTTCTGTGGCGTTCTCATAAAGTGTCTGGATGTAATGGAGTATGCAGCGGATCCTTACTACGAGCTTATCTGTTCGAGTATCAGCAAGAATCTACGCAATCGCTACGAGCTGGTGCGTCAACGCAGCTTCAAGTCCTTGGGCGACATTGTTGATTTGTTGGACCGCAAGCCGGACAATATTCTGACGATTGCACAACCTTTGGTTGGTGTTCTTCGCGATAATCGCCGCCTAATTGGAATGGAGAGACAATCGGCACTGAAAGCCATGTGCAAAATGATGATATTCGATCAGAATAAGTGCCCAGTTCAGGACTTTCtcgatttaatttttaatgataATCCATTTCTTGCTTTGGAGGATCTGCAGGCACAGTTTTCGTTGTTCGTTTCGGCTCTCAATATCCTTATCGATGTCAAGAACGAGGCAGTCCAGTTGTTCATCTCCGAGATACTAGAGATGTTCCTCAATCTCGTGGACAGGGACCAGTTAGGTACCGAAGAGAATCTACAAAAGGCCAAGAACCTAGTCGGGGCCATCAAGGAAGCGCATCCCGAAGAATTTAATGCTGTGGCCTTGAAATGCGAATCAGCAGTTGCCCAGTTGTTCCCCTAA